From a region of the Helianthus annuus cultivar XRQ/B chromosome 5, HanXRQr2.0-SUNRISE, whole genome shotgun sequence genome:
- the LOC110943524 gene encoding ATP-dependent DNA helicase RRM3-like codes for MKELSYDRLALQREHDRYVKCLTAEQERIYKIVMEAIEKCDGGVFFVYGYGGTGKTFLWKTFSAALRSKGEVLLNVASSGIASLLLDGGRTAHSRFVIPININENSISTLIIWDEAPMTHKHCFEALDKTMKDISRSSQLNMQSKPFGGKVILFGGDFRQILPVIPKGTRTMIVNASLNSSYIWRHCKLNMALFSPDVLVNLRLSGLPNHKLVLKVGAPVMLLRNIDQANGLCNGTRLQITKLGKVVIEAKIITGTNIGHHTLISRLKMTPSDKRIPVKISRRQFPLSLCFAMTINKSQGQSLERFGLYLPRPVFSHAQLYVAAVSRVKSRKGLKILIYDKDKRVCTTTNNVVYKEVLQNL; via the exons ATGAAAGAATTATCGTATGACAGACTAGCTCTTCAAAGGGAACATGATCGTTATGTAAAGTGTTTAACTGCCGAACAGGAAAGGATATATAAAATTGTTATGGAAGCGATTGAAAAATGTGATGGAGGTGTGTTTTTTGTATATGGTTATGGTGGAACTGGAAAGACGTTTCTTTGGAAGACATTCTCAGCTGCATTACGATCAAAAGGTGAAGTTTTATTGAATGTTGCATCCAGTGGAATTGCTTCACTTTTGCTGGATGGTGGTAGAACTGCTCATTCAAGGTTTGTAATTCCAATCAACATCAATGAGAATTCAATAT CAACATTGATTATTTGGGATGAAGCACCTATGACTCACAAGCATTGTTTCGAGGCTCTTGATAAAACAATGAAAGACATATCACGTTCCAGTCAACTGAACATGCAATCGAAGCCGTTTGGGGGAAAGGTCATTCTATTTGGTGGTGATTTTAGACAAATTCTTCCGGTCATCCCTAAAGGTACCAGAACAATGATAGTCAATGCTTCTTTGAATTCTTCTTATATATGGCGGCACTGTAAA CTTAATATGGCGTTGTTTTCTCCTGATGTGTTAGTCAATCTTCGTTTATCTGGTTTACCTAATCATAAATTAGTACTGAAAGTTGGTGCTCCGGTGATGTTACTCAGAAACATTGATCAGGCAAATGGATTGTGTAATGGTACACGTTTACAAATCACGAAGCTCGGAAAAGTTGTGATTGAAGCAAAAATTATCACAGGGACTAATATAggtcatcatactttgatttcaagACTGAAGATGACACCTTCAGATAAAAGAATACCAGTTAAGATTTCTCGAAGACAATTCCCACTTTCACTGTGTTTTGCTATGACAATAAATAAAAGTCAAGGACAATCATTGGAGCGTTTTGGTTTATATCTTCCACGTCCAGTGTTTAGTCATGCCCAGCTCTATGTTGCTGCTGTATCTAGAGTAAAAAGTAGGAAGGGATTGAAAATTTTAATTTATGATAAAGATAAACGAGTCTGTACAACCACTAATAATGTGGTTTACAAGGAAGTTTTACAAAATCTATAA
- the LOC118492136 gene encoding uncharacterized protein LOC118492136 yields MSDEMLPDSVVRKIHGISKDYIDHGDAIFVCSKCDAMLWEDEMLRGNQKRIKTSYSLYCSNGDVELPRPPTPLPLLRHLYKSRTSQSRNFMDNIRAYNMMFSFTSLGGKFDKSYQRGKGPYVFRLQGQNYHRMGSLLPDDGEEPKFSQLYIYDSQNEVVNRQKAVSSQIECKTTRNNQLDSTTIEGLKDMLDSRNPLVQSFRMVRDCFQENEFQDVSLKLIGTRDKDGRVHNLPTASEIVALIHGDFDGAFDKRDIVVRKKSGGLQRISELQPSYLALQYPLIFPYAEDGYRVGIKHRGIAIDDGVLRTNLTIREFFCYKIQDRQNQFSLLVNAKKLFQQFLVDGYTMIESARCLHDKALIAEDRPDIISRIFKSHYSKISVMYTVEFQKCGLPHAHICLFLGAESKFPNASDIDRVITAEIPDKERDPELYELVKQFMIHGPCGTDETCVDSEGYPVYRRRQTSNTVVKNGVTLDNRFVVPYNALLLRKYQCYVNVEWCNQSGSIKYLFKYINKEPDRVTASIFQANSTKNNTEQNVAVDEIKAYLDCRYISACEAAWRIFMYDIHYRYPVVEVLPFHCEDGQSIVYNDHDNLCDIVTDPTMKMTMFTEWMNCNKVDEFARTLRYVQFPGYYVWNAKNRKWN; encoded by the exons ATGAGTGATGAGATGTTACCAGATTCTGTGGTTAGAAAGATTCATGGAATTTCTAAAG ATTATATTGATCATGGAGATGCCATCTTTGTGTGTTCTAAATGTGATGCAATGTTATGGGAAGATGAAATGCTTAGGGGAAATCAAAAACGTATCAAAACATCCTATTCTCTCTATTGTTCAAATGGAGATGTTGAGCTACCACGACCGCCTACACCTCTTCCATTACTACGTCATTTATATAAAAGTCGTACCTCACAGTCTCGCAATTTCATGGATAATATTCGAGCATATAACATGATGTTTTCCTTCACATCTCTTGGTGGGAAGTTTGACAAAAGTTATCAGAGAGGTAAAGGTCCTTATGTATTTAGACTACAAGGTCAGAATTATCATCGAATGGGTAGTCTACTTCCAGACGATGGGGAAGAACCTAAATTCTCCCAGCTTTACATATATGATTCACAAAACGAAGTTGTAAATCGTCAAAAAGCAGTAAG TTCTCAAATAGAATGCAAAACTACAAGAAACAACCAGCTTGATAGTACAACCATAGAGGGTCTTAAAGATATGTTGGATTCTCGCAATCCTCTTGTCCAATCCTTCAGAATGGTAAGAGATTGTTTTCAAGAAAATGAGTTTCAAGATGTAAGCTTGAAGCTTATTGGAACAAGAGATAAGGATGGAAGAGTTCACAATTTGCCAACAGCATCAGAAATTGTGGCGTTAATACATGGTGATTTTGATGGAGCATTTGATAAACGGGACATTGTTGTTAGAAAGAAGTCTGGTGGTCTTCAAAGAATTAGTGAGCTTCAACCCTCTTATCTTGCTTTGCAATATCCACTTATTTTCCCATATGCGGAAGATGGTTATAGAGTTGGTATTAAACATAGAGGGATTGCGATTGATGATGGGGTACTTAGAACCAATCTTACAATTAGAGAATTCTTTTGTTATAAAATTCAAGATAGACAGAATCAGTTTTCATTGTTAGTTAATGCGAAAAAACTATTTCAACAATTTTTGGTTGATGGATACACGATGATAGAATCTGCCAG GTGTTTGCACGATAAAGCTCTTATTGCTGAAGACAGACCGGATATTATCTCTAGAATATTCAAGT CCCACTATTCAAAAATTTCAGTTATGTATACAGTGGAATTTCAGAAGTGTGGACTCCCACATGCTCACATATGTTTGTTCTTGGGTGCTGAAAGCAAATTTCCAAATGCATCTGATATTGATCGTGTTATTACTGCTGAGATACCAGATAAAGAAAGAGATCCTGAATTATATGAGCTTGTCAAGCAATTTATGATTCATGGACCATGTGGTACAG ATGAGACTTGTGTTGATTCTGAAGGATATCCTGTCTATCGTCGCCGTCAAACAAGTAATACGGTAGTAAAGAATGGTGTGACACTTGATAATAGATTTGTAGTTCCTTACAATGCTCTCCTGCTCAGAAAGTATCAGTGTTACGTTAACGTTGAATGGTGCAACCAGTCAGGTTCtatcaaatatttgtttaaatatattaATAAGGAGCCTGATAGAGTCACTGCTTCTATTTTTCAAGCCAATAGCACCAAGAATAATACGGAACAGAATGTAGCTGTAGATGAGATAAAAGCATACCTTGATTGTAGATATATCTCTGCTTGTGAAGCTGCTTGGAGAATATTCATGTATGATATACATTATAGATATCCAGTTGTTGAAGTATTACCTTTTCATTGTGAAGATGGTCAGAGTATTGTGTATAACGATCATGATAATTTGTGTGATATTGTTACTGATCCAACTATGAAAATGACAATGTTTACAGAGTGGATGAATTGTAATAAAGTCGATGAATTTGCCAGGACATTGAGATATGTTCAGTTTCCGGGATATTATGTATGGAATGCTAAAAATCGCAAATGGAATTGA
- the LOC110943525 gene encoding uncharacterized protein LOC110943525, with product MSDEMLPDSVVRKIHGISKDYIDHGDAIFVCSKCDAMLWEDEMLRGNQKRIKTSYSLCCSNGDVELPRPPTPLPLLRHLYKSRTSQSRNFMDNIRAYNMMFSFTSLGGKFDKSYQRGKGPYVFRLQGQNYHRMGSLLPDDGEEPKFSQLYIYDSQNEVVNRQKAVSSQIECKTTRNNQLDSTTIEGLKDMLDSRNPLVQSFRMVRDCFQENEFQDVSLKLIGTRDKDGRVHNLPTASEIVALIHGDFDGAFDKRDIVVRKKSGGLQRISELHPSYLALQYPLIFPYAEDGYRVGIKHRGIAIDDGVLRTNLTIREFFCYKIQDRQNQFSLLVNAKKLFQQFLVDGYTMIESARLNYIRTQQPKLRVQNLKNLNAIVESGENNASSCGKPILLPSSFTGGSRYMMQKYLDAMAICKCLHDKALIAEDRPDIISRIFKSHYSKISVMYTVEFQKCGLPHAHICLFLGAESKFPNASDIDRVITAEIPDKERDPELYELVKQFMIHGPCGTGIPLYPCMVQQKCSKKFPKKYVDETCVDSEGYPVYRRRQTSNTVVKNGVTLDNRFVVPYNALLLRKYQCYVNVEWCNQSGSIKYLFKYINKEPDRVTASIFQANSTKNNTEQNVAVDEIKAYLDCRYISACEAAWRIFMYDIHYRYPVVEVLPFHCEDGQSIVYNDHDNLCDIVTDPTMKMTMFTEWMNCNKVDEFARTLRYVQFPGYYVWNAKNRKWN from the exons ATGAGTGATGAGATGTTACCAGATTCTGTGGTTAGAAAGATTCATGGAATTTCTAAAG ATTATATTGATCATGGAGATGCCATCTTTGTGTGTTCTAAATGTGATGCAATGTTATGGGAAGATGAAATGCTTAGGGGAAATCAAAAACGTATCAAAACATCCTATTCTCTCTGTTGTTCAAATGGAGATGTTGAGCTACCACGACCGCCTACACCTCTTCCATTACTACGTCATTTATATAAAAGTCGTACCTCACAGTCTCGCAATTTCATGGATAATATTCGAGCATATAACATGATGTTTTCCTTCACATCTCTTGGTGGGAAGTTTGACAAAAGTTATCAGAGAGGTAAAGGTCCTTATGTATTTAGACTACAAGGTCAGAATTATCATCGAATGGGTAGTCTACTTCCAGACGATGGGGAAGAACCTAAATTCTCCCAGCTTTACATATATGATTCACAAAACGAAGTTGTAAATCGTCAAAAAGCAGTAAG TTCTCAAATAGAATGCAAAACTACAAGAAACAACCAGCTTGATAGTACAACCATAGAGGGTCTTAAAGATATGTTGGATTCTCGCAATCCTCTTGTCCAATCCTTCAGAATGGTAAGAGATTGTTTTCAAGAAAATGAGTTTCAAGATGTAAGCTTGAAGCTTATTGGAACAAGAGATAAGGATGGAAGAGTTCACAATTTGCCAACAGCATCAGAAATTGTGGCGTTAATACATGGTGATTTTGATGGAGCATTTGATAAACGGGACATTGTTGTTAGAAAGAAGTCTGGTGGTCTTCAAAGAATTAGTGAGCTTCATCCCTCTTATCTTGCTTTGCAATATCCACTTATTTTCCCATATGCGGAAGATGGTTATAGAGTTGGTATTAAACATAGAGGGATTGCGATTGATGATGGGGTACTTAGAACCAATCTTACAATTAGAGAATTCTTTTGTTATAAAATTCAAGATAGACAGAATCAGTTTTCATTGTTAGTTAATGCGAAAAAACTATTTCAACAATTTTTGGTTGATGGATACACGATGATAGAATCTGCCAGGTTGAATTATATAAGGACACAACAACCTAAACTTAGAGTACAAAATCTTAAGAACTTGAATGCTATTGTTGAAAGTGGAGAGAATAATGCCTCAAGTTGTGGTAAACCTATACTTTTACCTTCATCATTTACTGGTGGTTCTAGATATATGATGCAAAAGTACTTGGATGCTATGGCAATTTGCAA GTGTTTGCACGATAAAGCTCTTATTGCTGAAGACAGACCGGATATTATCTCTAGAATATTCAAGT CCCACTATTCAAAAATTTCAGTTATGTATACAGTGGAATTTCAGAAGTGTGGACTCCCACATGCTCACATATGTTTGTTCTTGGGTGCTGAAAGCAAATTTCCAAATGCATCTGATATTGATCGTGTTATTACTGCTGAGATACCAGATAAAGAAAGAGATCCTGAATTATATGAGCTTGTCAAGCAATTTATGATTCATGGACCATGTGGTACAGGCATCCCACTTTATCCATGTATGGTTCAGCAAAAATGTTCTAAAAAGTTTCCCAAAAAATATGTAGATGAGACTTGTGTTGATTCTGAAGGATATCCTGTCTATCGTCGCCGTCAAACAAGTAATACGGTAGTAAAGAATGGTGTGACACTTGATAATAGATTTGTAGTTCCTTACAATGCTCTCCTGCTTAGAAAGTATCAGTGTTACGTTAACGTTGAATGGTGCAACCAGTCAGGTTCtatcaaatatttgtttaaatatattaATAAGGAGCCTGATAGAGTCACTGCTTCTATTTTTCAAGCCAATAGCACCAAGAATAATACGGAACAGAATGTAGCTGTAGATGAGATAAAAGCATACCTTGATTGTAGATATATCTCTGCTTGTGAAGCTGCTTGGAGAATATTCATGTATGATATACATTATAGATATCCAGTTGTTGAAGTATTACCTTTTCATTGTGAAGATGGTCAGAGTATTGTGTATAACGATCATGATAATTTGTGTGATATTGTTACTGACCCAACTATGAAAATGACAATGTTTACAGAGTGGATGAATTGTAATAAAGTCGATGAATTTGCCAGGACATTGAGATATGTTCAGTTTCCGGGATATTATGTATGGAATGCTAAAAATCGCAAATGGAATTGA